One genomic region from Polynucleobacter sp. MWH-P3-07-1 encodes:
- a CDS encoding alkene reductase: protein MSGKEIMFTPTQLGAIGIKNRLVMAPLTRMRAVAGDVPNPLAKTYYSQRASAGLIITEATQISPLGMGYPATPGIYSPAQTSAWKEIVDAVHAKGGAIVAQLWHVGRISHSSLHPQEGLPEAPSAIAPAGQTYGADWKLHDYETPKAMTEADIARLLQEFKQAAQNAKAAGFDGIEIHSANGYLLDQFLQDKTNHRSDQYGGAIENRIRLLGEIIEAVSTVYPSDRIGVRLSPYGSFNDIADSDPVALFTAVIHKLNTVGLAYLHMIEPRSTSAGGNDKHDEAAPVTSELFRALFKGKFITAGGYDQALGEKVLEEGLADAVAYGRIYIANPDLVERFKQNAPLNPYDRKTFYGGGEAGYTDYPSL from the coding sequence ATGTCCGGAAAAGAAATCATGTTCACCCCAACTCAACTTGGTGCTATTGGCATCAAAAATCGTTTGGTGATGGCACCCCTCACCAGAATGCGTGCCGTTGCTGGTGATGTTCCTAACCCCTTAGCAAAGACCTATTACAGCCAAAGAGCGAGTGCGGGACTCATCATTACTGAAGCGACTCAAATTTCTCCCCTGGGTATGGGTTATCCAGCGACTCCTGGTATCTATTCCCCAGCACAAACTTCTGCATGGAAAGAGATTGTGGATGCCGTCCACGCCAAAGGGGGTGCCATCGTGGCGCAACTATGGCACGTAGGACGAATTTCTCACTCTTCCTTGCATCCTCAAGAAGGATTGCCAGAGGCGCCTTCAGCAATTGCTCCTGCAGGCCAAACCTATGGTGCAGATTGGAAGCTGCACGATTATGAGACTCCAAAAGCGATGACCGAGGCAGATATTGCCCGTCTCTTACAAGAATTTAAGCAGGCAGCGCAGAATGCAAAGGCGGCTGGTTTTGACGGCATTGAAATTCACTCTGCTAATGGCTACTTGTTAGATCAATTCTTGCAAGATAAAACCAATCATCGCTCCGACCAATACGGTGGCGCAATTGAAAATCGGATTCGCTTACTCGGTGAAATCATCGAGGCGGTATCGACGGTTTATCCAAGTGATCGTATTGGTGTACGTCTCTCGCCTTATGGCAGCTTCAACGATATTGCAGATAGCGATCCAGTAGCCTTATTCACAGCAGTGATTCATAAACTCAATACTGTTGGACTCGCTTATCTTCATATGATCGAGCCCCGTTCTACCTCTGCTGGCGGTAATGACAAGCACGATGAGGCCGCTCCAGTTACTTCTGAGTTATTTAGAGCTTTATTTAAAGGCAAGTTCATTACTGCTGGTGGGTATGACCAGGCCTTGGGTGAAAAAGTATTGGAAGAGGGTTTGGCAGATGCGGTTGCCTATGGCCGAATTTATATTGCCAACCCGGATTTGGTGGAGCGCTTCAAACAGAATGCCCCACTCAATCCTTATGACCGTAAGACTTTCTACGGCGGTGGTGAGGCAGGGTATACCGATTACCCCAGTCTGTAA
- a CDS encoding cytochrome b, translating into MNTHYLFCVHMTIQRYHPVLIFFHWFIFLLVVLALASIELKAQFIKGSPPRELCKTIHGYLGQLILISVVLRLFAKYYFGNPPSISANRVMTLLRKVMHTLLYCLLLTLPILGVIFLQAGNKPVDWLGWELPNLIQSNPAVKKTFKAAHEWLGNALYYVIGLHAFSAIWQHFVLKNDTLQRMLYRHSSLSE; encoded by the coding sequence ATGAACACACATTATCTTTTTTGTGTTCACATGACTATTCAACGCTATCATCCTGTCCTGATTTTCTTTCACTGGTTTATTTTTCTTTTAGTCGTCTTAGCTCTGGCCTCGATTGAATTAAAGGCCCAATTTATTAAAGGTAGTCCGCCCCGCGAGCTTTGTAAAACGATTCATGGCTATTTAGGGCAACTCATTTTGATCAGCGTTGTCCTCAGGCTCTTTGCTAAATACTATTTTGGCAACCCCCCATCAATTTCAGCCAACCGTGTAATGACCTTGCTAAGAAAAGTCATGCATACCCTGCTGTATTGCCTACTGCTCACCCTACCAATACTCGGAGTAATCTTTTTACAAGCGGGCAATAAGCCCGTTGATTGGCTGGGATGGGAGCTGCCCAACCTGATTCAAAGTAACCCCGCCGTGAAGAAGACCTTCAAAGCAGCTCACGAATGGCTGGGCAATGCGCTCTACTATGTGATTGGTTTGCACGCTTTCAGTGCCATTTGGCAGCACTTTGTCTTAAAAAACGATACACTGCAGCGCATGTTGTATCGTCATTCTTCACTGTCTGAGTAA
- a CDS encoding alpha-hydroxy acid oxidase, whose protein sequence is MAIITNIEDLRVLHQKRTPKMFYDYADSGSWTESTYRANESDFQKIKLRQRVAVNMTNRTLETTMVGEKVTMPVALAPTGLTGMQHADGEILAAKAAEKFGVPFCLSTMSICSIEDVAERTTKPFWFQLYVMKDRGFIERLIERAKAAKCSALVLTLDLQILGQRHKDLKNGLSAPPKLTIANMIDMATKPRWCLGMAMTPRRTFRNIVGHATGVGNMSSLSSWTAEQFDPGLNWDDVQWIKKLWGGKLIIKGILDEQDARLAADSGADALIVSNHGGRQLDGAVSSIKALPGIVDAVGQDIEVWMDGGIRSGQDVLKAWALGARGTMIGRPFLYGLGAMGEAGVTKCLEIIRNEMDITMAFTGHRDIQNVTKDILYPGTF, encoded by the coding sequence GTGGCAATCATCACCAATATCGAAGACCTACGGGTTCTTCATCAAAAGCGTACCCCCAAGATGTTTTATGACTATGCCGATTCTGGCTCTTGGACCGAATCAACCTATCGCGCAAACGAGTCTGATTTCCAGAAAATCAAGTTACGTCAAAGAGTCGCCGTCAACATGACTAACCGCACTCTGGAAACCACCATGGTTGGCGAAAAGGTCACAATGCCTGTGGCGCTGGCTCCCACTGGACTCACTGGCATGCAGCACGCCGACGGAGAAATATTGGCTGCCAAAGCTGCTGAAAAGTTTGGTGTGCCCTTCTGCTTATCCACCATGAGCATCTGCTCCATTGAAGATGTTGCTGAGAGAACCACTAAGCCATTTTGGTTTCAGCTCTATGTCATGAAAGACCGTGGCTTTATTGAACGATTGATTGAAAGGGCGAAGGCAGCTAAATGTTCTGCCTTAGTGCTCACCTTAGATCTACAGATCTTAGGACAACGCCATAAAGACCTGAAGAATGGCTTATCAGCCCCTCCCAAACTCACGATCGCCAATATGATCGACATGGCTACCAAACCTCGATGGTGCTTGGGTATGGCGATGACGCCTCGCAGAACTTTTCGTAATATCGTTGGACATGCCACAGGCGTGGGCAATATGTCCTCCCTCTCCTCCTGGACTGCCGAGCAATTTGATCCAGGCCTCAATTGGGATGATGTGCAATGGATTAAAAAATTATGGGGTGGCAAACTCATCATCAAAGGCATTTTGGATGAGCAAGATGCACGCCTTGCTGCCGACTCTGGCGCAGATGCTTTAATCGTTTCCAACCATGGTGGTCGTCAACTCGATGGCGCTGTTTCTAGTATTAAAGCTTTGCCAGGGATTGTGGATGCAGTAGGCCAAGATATTGAAGTCTGGATGGATGGCGGCATCCGTTCTGGTCAAGATGTTCTTAAAGCTTGGGCCCTTGGTGCTCGCGGCACGATGATCGGTCGCCCCTTCTTGTACGGCTTAGGCGCAATGGGCGAAGCGGGTGTCACTAAATGCTTAGAAATTATCCGCAATGAAATGGATATTACGATGGCATTTACAGGTCATCGAGACATTCAAAATGTGACTAAAGATATTTTGTACCCAGGGACCTTCTAA
- a CDS encoding DMT family transporter produces MSQIPLSTIFYLVSATALWAGNAIAGRLLVGSVSPITLSAVRWSLAALILLPLGWRVFKPGSALWLNKKRFLLLGLFGVGSYNVLLYLALQTSTPINVTLIGASMPIWMLIIGALWYQTRPNPLQLFGALVSLLGVALVLSRGEMAILLNLQVVIGDVLIMLATILWALYSWMLSRPGNSTERQWPWAEFLMAQVFSGLLWTALFDSVEVMAGHAFIHFTPFSVLLILFVAIGPSLIAYRCWGLGVNGAGPTVAAFFANLIPLFTALFSAAMLGEPPHLYHGFAFILIALGIAVSSSSKKS; encoded by the coding sequence ATGTCACAGATTCCCTTATCCACCATCTTCTATTTGGTAAGCGCTACCGCACTTTGGGCTGGAAATGCTATAGCGGGCCGTTTATTGGTTGGTAGTGTTTCACCGATTACGCTCAGCGCAGTGCGTTGGTCACTTGCGGCGCTCATCTTGTTGCCACTGGGTTGGAGAGTCTTTAAGCCGGGTAGTGCCTTGTGGCTCAACAAAAAACGTTTTCTGCTTTTGGGATTATTTGGAGTCGGCAGTTATAACGTTCTACTGTATTTGGCTTTACAGACCTCAACCCCAATTAATGTGACTTTGATTGGGGCCAGTATGCCGATTTGGATGTTAATTATTGGCGCACTCTGGTATCAAACGCGACCCAATCCATTACAACTCTTCGGGGCTTTGGTTTCGCTCTTAGGGGTTGCGCTGGTTCTCTCACGGGGAGAGATGGCTATCTTGCTCAATCTTCAGGTGGTGATTGGCGATGTGTTGATCATGCTTGCGACGATCTTATGGGCGCTTTACAGCTGGATGCTCAGTCGCCCTGGTAATAGTACGGAGCGACAGTGGCCCTGGGCTGAGTTTCTGATGGCGCAAGTTTTCTCCGGTCTCTTATGGACCGCTTTGTTCGATAGTGTTGAGGTGATGGCAGGACACGCTTTTATTCACTTCACGCCTTTCAGTGTTTTGCTGATCCTTTTTGTTGCAATCGGTCCATCGTTGATTGCTTACCGTTGTTGGGGTCTTGGCGTGAATGGGGCAGGGCCGACGGTCGCCGCTTTCTTTGCAAATCTGATCCCTTTATTTACTGCACTATTTTCTGCCGCTATGCTGGGTGAACCTCCACACCTCTATCATGGGTTTGCCTTTATCTTGATTGCTTTGGGGATAGCAGTATCATCAAGCTCGAAAAAGAGCTGA
- a CDS encoding fumarylacetoacetate hydrolase family protein, with protein MRLITFTRQGSTTPEIGARLPLPAGDRILPFADVARLDCQASFPSSMKAFLNAGAGVMNKAQQWVLNAITQYSELLIDADSITYLPPMMDAEKFLCVGKNYRTHLEELKRTNLIKEIPQEPTSFIKLNSCLSGHNAKVIRPKGITKLDYEPELVFVIGKRALGAKKNEAMSYVAGVTILNDLTCRDLQLKEVASGSRFWTGKNIPGFGPLGPEIVTIDEIPDVYNLWMTCSVNGQERMRVNTQDQIWKISDILEHFSRFIPIEAGDMFSTGAPGGVAVGKDNADELYLKPGDVVECSIEGITTLRTTIVEPT; from the coding sequence ATGAGACTAATTACTTTTACACGACAAGGCAGTACAACACCTGAAATCGGAGCGCGACTTCCTTTGCCCGCCGGCGATCGTATCTTGCCATTTGCCGATGTGGCTAGGCTTGACTGCCAAGCAAGCTTTCCAAGCTCAATGAAAGCGTTTTTAAATGCTGGAGCAGGAGTGATGAACAAGGCTCAGCAATGGGTTTTAAACGCCATCACACAGTACTCTGAATTATTAATTGATGCTGATTCAATTACCTATTTACCACCGATGATGGATGCCGAGAAATTTTTATGCGTTGGCAAAAATTATCGAACCCATTTAGAAGAACTGAAGCGTACTAATTTAATTAAAGAAATTCCACAAGAGCCAACCTCTTTTATTAAATTAAATTCTTGTTTGTCTGGACATAATGCTAAGGTGATTCGACCTAAGGGAATCACGAAACTAGATTACGAGCCTGAACTGGTTTTTGTGATTGGTAAGCGAGCACTTGGGGCAAAAAAAAATGAAGCCATGAGTTATGTTGCAGGTGTCACTATCCTGAATGACCTGACTTGTCGTGATCTGCAACTTAAAGAAGTGGCTTCTGGCTCCCGTTTTTGGACGGGCAAAAATATTCCAGGATTTGGCCCTCTGGGCCCAGAAATTGTGACGATTGATGAAATACCAGACGTATATAACCTTTGGATGACTTGCTCGGTTAATGGTCAAGAGCGGATGCGCGTCAACACTCAAGATCAAATCTGGAAAATATCTGACATTCTTGAGCACTTTTCTAGGTTTATTCCAATTGAGGCTGGGGACATGTTCTCCACCGGAGCGCCAGGTGGGGTTGCAGTCGGAAAAGATAATGCTGATGAGCTTTATCTCAAGCCTGGTGATGTAGTGGAGTGCTCCATTGAGGGTATTACGACCCTAAGAACTACTATTGTTGAGCCAACTTAA
- a CDS encoding tripartite tricarboxylate transporter substrate binding protein has product MKQYLSLLLCFFSLLFSINSVAELATNFPVKPVKIIVPFPPGGGADTLIRIMTPALSENWKQTLIIENHPGASGLIGSDLVAQSPADGYTLLMGSTAAVTDKNIGQFTPIALVSASPYIVTINPKLNITSIRGLISYAKANPGKLRFGSSGLGSASHLAGELFASMADIDILHVPYKGTGQALTDLLAGHIDLMFAPAQTVISQIESGKLISLAQTGSKRSAALPNIPTVAESGLPGYSAVGWFGLFAPAKTPLPVVQKINQSVMTALSDKSIRAAMMERGSDPASGSASDFAAFLRLDQAKWAKLIKQNGIAVQ; this is encoded by the coding sequence ATGAAACAATATCTATCTCTGCTACTGTGCTTTTTCAGCTTACTTTTCAGCATCAACTCAGTTGCGGAGCTAGCAACAAACTTTCCTGTTAAGCCAGTAAAAATCATTGTGCCTTTTCCTCCAGGCGGGGGTGCCGATACTTTAATTCGCATCATGACACCAGCCCTTTCTGAAAATTGGAAGCAGACCCTGATCATTGAAAACCACCCTGGTGCTAGCGGTCTTATTGGCTCGGATTTAGTAGCTCAATCTCCCGCTGATGGGTATACATTACTAATGGGTTCAACTGCAGCCGTTACTGATAAAAATATCGGGCAATTTACACCCATCGCCTTAGTTTCTGCATCGCCCTACATTGTTACGATAAATCCGAAACTCAACATCACCTCAATACGTGGTTTGATTTCTTATGCAAAAGCGAATCCCGGTAAGTTGCGTTTTGGCTCATCGGGTTTAGGTTCTGCATCACATTTGGCCGGAGAGCTCTTTGCATCTATGGCTGACATTGATATTCTGCATGTCCCTTATAAAGGGACTGGACAGGCCCTGACAGATTTATTGGCCGGCCATATTGATTTGATGTTTGCTCCAGCGCAAACTGTCATATCGCAGATTGAGTCCGGCAAATTGATTTCTTTAGCTCAAACGGGGTCTAAACGTTCTGCAGCTTTGCCCAACATTCCAACAGTCGCAGAATCTGGTCTGCCAGGTTACAGTGCGGTGGGATGGTTTGGACTTTTTGCCCCAGCCAAAACTCCGCTGCCGGTGGTCCAGAAAATTAATCAGTCTGTAATGACCGCACTCTCTGATAAGTCCATTCGGGCTGCAATGATGGAGCGGGGAAGTGATCCAGCTAGCGGCTCCGCATCTGATTTTGCAGCCTTTTTACGCTTAGACCAGGCTAAATGGGCAAAATTGATCAAGCAAAATGGGATTGCAGTGCAATAA
- a CDS encoding aminotransferase class V-fold PLP-dependent enzyme, translating to MPGLLPNVDPDGLLEFSVVYTDRSLNHMSNEFKKVIVDISSILKDAYNASSAVIVPGSGTYGMEAVARQFATNQKCVVLRNGYFSYRWTQIFDLANITNDITVIKGRQLDNSTQGVFAPAPIEEVVAQIKAHKPAVVFAPHVETSAGIILPDDYLKAVGEAVRSVGGLFVLDCIASGAMWVDMKACHVDLLITAPQKGWSSSPCCAMVAMSDRAREKIESTQSSSFSMDLKKWLQIMETYEKGAHVYHTTMPTDALKILRNVMKETQDLGFDSLKAKQVELGTKVRALLESKGYPSVAAKGFQAPGVVVSYTKDPEIQSGKKFIALGLQTAAGVPLQCDERPDFRTFRIGLFGIEKLEHVDRTVQHLEAALEKIVETEAVPA from the coding sequence ATGCCAGGTCTATTGCCCAATGTTGATCCTGATGGTCTATTAGAGTTTTCAGTGGTTTATACCGATCGCTCTTTGAACCACATGTCAAATGAGTTTAAAAAGGTGATCGTTGATATCTCGAGTATCTTGAAAGATGCGTACAACGCAAGCTCAGCAGTGATCGTTCCTGGTAGTGGTACTTATGGCATGGAAGCTGTAGCTCGCCAGTTTGCTACCAATCAAAAATGTGTGGTTTTACGAAATGGCTACTTTAGTTATCGCTGGACACAGATTTTTGATTTGGCCAACATCACTAACGACATCACCGTGATCAAAGGTAGGCAGCTAGACAATTCCACTCAAGGTGTATTTGCTCCAGCTCCTATCGAAGAGGTTGTGGCGCAGATTAAAGCGCACAAGCCCGCAGTGGTATTTGCTCCCCATGTAGAAACTTCTGCTGGAATCATTCTTCCGGATGACTACTTAAAAGCAGTAGGTGAAGCGGTGAGATCGGTAGGCGGTTTGTTTGTGCTCGATTGCATCGCCTCTGGTGCAATGTGGGTTGATATGAAAGCCTGTCATGTTGATCTCTTGATTACTGCACCACAAAAAGGGTGGAGTAGTTCACCTTGTTGCGCAATGGTTGCGATGAGTGATCGTGCCCGTGAAAAAATTGAGAGCACTCAGAGCAGTAGTTTTTCGATGGATCTCAAAAAATGGTTGCAGATCATGGAGACCTATGAAAAGGGTGCTCACGTTTATCACACCACCATGCCAACTGACGCGCTCAAAATTCTGCGCAATGTCATGAAAGAAACCCAAGACCTTGGTTTTGATTCGCTAAAAGCCAAGCAGGTCGAATTGGGAACTAAAGTGCGCGCTTTACTCGAGTCAAAAGGTTATCCATCAGTTGCAGCCAAAGGTTTCCAGGCTCCTGGCGTAGTGGTTAGCTACACCAAGGATCCAGAGATTCAATCGGGCAAGAAATTTATTGCACTCGGTTTGCAAACTGCTGCTGGGGTTCCCCTTCAGTGTGACGAGCGTCCCGATTTCCGAACCTTCCGTATCGGCTTGTTTGGTATTGAGAAGTTAGAGCATGTTGATCGTACGGTTCAACACCTTGAGGCCGCTTTAGAGAAGATCGTCGAGACTGAGGCAGTGCCTGCTTAA
- a CDS encoding NAD(P)H-hydrate dehydratase — MPNTTAPEPLNYFALIKRLQRDPAESKSDAGKVVLIGGAPGMAGAIVLAGKACLHLGAGWTILEMLDPASAHCIPEQAELMVRLAKPDAAAQLSELKPDCIAIGPGLGNTSIAQAWLSTALSYPAVPLIIDADALNLISQDESLLTLLRHRNQTFPLLTALTPHPGEAARLLNSTSAQVQADRLGSIHALVKLTQSIVILKGQHTLIASPIDAPVQCLQGNAGMATGGMGDVLTGSIAALAAQGVRHTLDLWDASCLAVELHASAADALVAQDVGPLGLTPSELILEMRSLLNQHY; from the coding sequence ATGCCCAACACTACAGCCCCCGAGCCTTTAAATTACTTTGCACTGATTAAGCGACTCCAGCGCGATCCAGCAGAAAGCAAATCTGATGCTGGAAAAGTGGTGCTGATTGGCGGCGCCCCGGGTATGGCTGGGGCGATTGTCTTAGCCGGAAAAGCCTGTCTCCATTTGGGTGCAGGCTGGACCATATTAGAAATGCTAGATCCTGCTTCAGCCCATTGCATACCTGAGCAAGCTGAACTGATGGTTCGCTTAGCCAAGCCTGATGCAGCCGCTCAACTCTCAGAGTTAAAACCAGACTGCATTGCAATTGGTCCAGGCCTTGGAAATACTTCAATTGCACAGGCGTGGCTCAGTACAGCACTAAGCTACCCTGCCGTTCCGCTCATCATTGACGCGGATGCCCTTAACCTCATCAGTCAAGATGAATCTTTGTTAACTCTCTTGCGTCATCGCAATCAAACTTTTCCGCTGTTAACAGCATTAACACCTCATCCAGGCGAAGCTGCTCGACTACTAAACTCTACTAGCGCGCAAGTCCAAGCAGATCGGCTTGGTTCCATTCATGCCTTGGTAAAGTTAACTCAGTCCATTGTGATTCTCAAGGGTCAACATACACTGATTGCCTCACCGATTGATGCGCCCGTGCAGTGTTTACAAGGCAATGCAGGTATGGCGACAGGCGGGATGGGGGATGTCTTGACGGGAAGCATTGCCGCCTTAGCAGCACAAGGCGTGCGCCATACATTGGACTTATGGGATGCAAGCTGCCTAGCAGTAGAGTTGCATGCGAGCGCTGCTGATGCTTTAGTCGCTCAGGATGTCGGGCCGCTTGGCCTAACACCCTCCGAACTCATTTTAGAAATGAGATCACTCCTAAATCAACATTACTGA
- a CDS encoding LOG family protein, producing the protein MSPKLPVNNSQTITEFFNLHKEDIHEETTEESYKFAFADEAFLARKETMGIRFELELLKPDILLREHGIEHTITVFGSTRFISHDEAEKRVAEAKTPEEQFEAKRAIDNSHFYEEARKFGTLVAQYNATQTSANNKLHICTGGGPGIMEAASRGAFESGDQTIGFNISLPREQRPNPYLTEGLSFRFHYFALRKMHFMLRARAIVAFPGGFGSMDELFEVLTLMQTHKVAQLPIILVGKSFWESTVNFDLMMEYGVIERSDMKLLHFTETAEETWQIIQQWYQLA; encoded by the coding sequence ATGAGCCCTAAGCTCCCCGTTAATAATTCTCAGACCATTACCGAGTTCTTCAATCTTCATAAAGAGGATATTCATGAAGAAACTACTGAAGAATCTTATAAGTTTGCTTTTGCAGACGAAGCCTTCTTGGCTCGCAAAGAAACGATGGGAATTCGGTTTGAGTTGGAATTGCTAAAGCCCGACATCCTATTGCGAGAGCATGGCATTGAACATACCATCACGGTCTTTGGCTCAACGCGTTTTATTAGTCATGATGAAGCAGAAAAACGAGTGGCAGAAGCCAAGACTCCTGAAGAGCAGTTTGAGGCCAAACGGGCAATCGACAATAGTCACTTTTATGAGGAAGCCAGAAAGTTCGGTACTTTAGTGGCCCAATACAATGCGACCCAAACGAGCGCTAATAACAAGTTGCATATTTGTACTGGTGGTGGTCCCGGCATTATGGAAGCAGCTAGCAGAGGTGCTTTTGAGAGTGGCGACCAAACCATTGGCTTTAACATTAGCCTGCCGCGTGAGCAAAGACCCAATCCCTATCTCACTGAAGGCCTCAGTTTTCGCTTTCATTACTTTGCACTGCGCAAGATGCACTTCATGCTGCGTGCGAGAGCCATTGTGGCCTTTCCTGGAGGATTTGGTTCCATGGATGAACTGTTTGAGGTGCTCACATTGATGCAAACGCATAAGGTGGCCCAACTCCCCATCATCCTGGTCGGTAAGTCATTTTGGGAGTCTACGGTGAACTTCGATCTCATGATGGAATATGGAGTGATTGAGCGTTCAGACATGAAGCTACTGCATTTCACCGAAACTGCAGAAGAAACTTGGCAGATTATTCAGCAGTGGTACCAGTTGGCCTAA
- a CDS encoding ion channel has translation MMQIPTNSLAVQLDIPAYTFGIAILMLVMIFHGICLLQTAKRYEVKAYLYLAEKRYAEVTKVFYQAILLLLITHLFEILIWGLFIYSFGLITHWSQSVLFSGSAYTAIGFMDDTLPEGWRMLAVIIAFSGLFSFAWTASVMISMTRSFRKAYTRMHMHKLNLSQEIIDRFE, from the coding sequence ATGATGCAAATACCAACCAATTCCCTCGCAGTGCAGCTTGATATCCCTGCCTATACCTTTGGTATTGCCATATTGATGCTAGTCATGATTTTTCATGGTATTTGCCTACTCCAGACTGCTAAACGCTATGAGGTTAAAGCTTATCTGTATTTAGCAGAGAAAAGGTATGCTGAAGTCACTAAAGTTTTTTACCAGGCTATTCTCCTGCTCTTAATTACACATCTCTTTGAAATTTTGATTTGGGGTTTATTTATTTACAGCTTTGGGTTGATTACACATTGGTCACAAAGTGTTTTATTTAGTGGCAGCGCTTATACGGCAATCGGTTTTATGGATGACACCTTGCCTGAAGGTTGGCGCATGCTTGCAGTGATTATTGCTTTCTCCGGTTTATTCTCTTTTGCCTGGACAGCTTCAGTCATGATTTCAATGACAAGAAGTTTTCGGAAGGCTTATACACGCATGCATATGCATAAACTCAATCTATCCCAAGAGATTATCGATCGGTTTGAATAA
- a CDS encoding aminoacetone oxidase family FAD-binding enzyme gives MSTQWDAIIIGGGAAGLFCAGVAGQLNKRVLVLDHAEVLGEKIRISGGGRCNFTNQHSSPANFLSLNPHFVKSALARYPAKAFIKLVESYGIDYHEKHQGQLFCDHSAQDIIQMLFAECAKGKVVIRNPVSVLNIAQESGSWVVNTSAGSEKTKSVVMATGGLPVPAIGATAYALDIAKQFNLSVVEPRPGLVPLSFTADSFHHLNELAGLSLPVRISSGSKGDRYGACRFQEDLLLTHKGLSGPAVLQASSYWTEGEGIHIDWLGSVEVAGGFHCDTLFNDEDNRLKTAETILASVLPQRLAKAFAEQKNLGGRKWAEVSKKDRQALKELITNWSVKPAGTLGWKKAEVMLGGVDTNDLDGQTMMAKSHPGLYFIGECVDVTGHLGGHNFQWAWASGFACAQAV, from the coding sequence ATGAGTACTCAATGGGACGCCATCATTATTGGTGGAGGTGCAGCTGGCCTTTTTTGCGCAGGGGTAGCAGGGCAACTCAATAAGCGGGTATTGGTGCTTGATCATGCCGAGGTCTTGGGGGAAAAGATTCGGATTAGCGGGGGAGGCCGCTGTAATTTCACAAACCAGCATAGTAGCCCAGCCAATTTCTTATCACTCAATCCCCATTTTGTGAAGAGTGCTCTTGCACGTTACCCTGCAAAAGCCTTTATCAAATTAGTAGAGTCCTATGGCATTGACTATCACGAGAAACATCAGGGCCAACTGTTTTGCGACCACTCTGCGCAAGACATTATTCAAATGCTATTTGCTGAGTGCGCTAAAGGTAAAGTAGTGATCCGCAATCCCGTGTCTGTACTCAATATTGCGCAAGAGTCAGGTAGCTGGGTGGTCAATACCAGTGCAGGATCAGAAAAAACAAAGTCTGTTGTCATGGCAACCGGCGGCTTACCAGTGCCTGCGATTGGTGCCACTGCTTACGCACTGGATATTGCCAAACAATTCAACCTGAGTGTGGTTGAACCTCGTCCAGGTTTAGTACCTCTGTCCTTTACTGCAGACTCATTTCATCATCTCAATGAATTAGCAGGTCTGAGCTTGCCAGTCCGAATTAGTTCAGGATCTAAAGGTGATCGCTATGGTGCCTGCCGCTTTCAGGAAGACTTATTACTGACGCACAAGGGCTTATCTGGACCAGCTGTTTTACAAGCCAGTAGTTATTGGACTGAAGGTGAGGGCATCCACATTGATTGGCTTGGCTCAGTTGAAGTGGCTGGCGGCTTTCATTGCGATACTTTGTTTAATGATGAGGACAATCGCTTAAAAACTGCTGAGACAATTTTGGCTTCCGTGCTTCCGCAGCGTTTGGCAAAAGCCTTTGCGGAACAGAAAAATCTTGGAGGACGCAAGTGGGCAGAAGTTTCTAAAAAAGATCGCCAAGCACTTAAAGAATTAATAACCAACTGGTCGGTGAAGCCTGCGGGTACCCTGGGCTGGAAAAAGGCTGAAGTGATGCTGGGAGGAGTAGATACCAACGATCTAGATGGTCAAACGATGATGGCTAAATCCCATCCTGGTTTGTATTTCATCGGCGAGTGTGTTGATGTTACTGGCCACTTAGGCGGCCATAATTTTCAGTGGGCTTGGGCTAGCGGCTTTGCTTGTGCGCAAGCTGTTTAG